From Brassica oleracea var. oleracea cultivar TO1000 chromosome C3, BOL, whole genome shotgun sequence, a single genomic window includes:
- the LOC106336379 gene encoding uncharacterized protein LOC106336379 isoform X1 — MGSKIVFRSLTELFPQIDARILKAVAIEHPKDADLAAAVVISEIVPKFFPDDSSTLPENNKTPVVKVPDNKVGRDMPNGALTGSETGASSSSGTVSSSETRTQLLKVMPNGDVDIQSKALIGIESGVISSAPPSFSLSGTKLTSDCWEGIDFHLTGNQAESSTSAVPKHVGDKLICPLADTSKSTLKHPKCSDDLGEAASGSLSDAELSGSVLVEETSLEVENGDSELAGAFRSSVSRSTQGCKIDHLEQIIEDAKSNKKTLFIVMESIMNLMREVELQEKDAEKVKEDATRGGFDTLKKVEDLKKILAHAKEGNDMDAGEVYGERSVLATEVNELENRLLSLSEERDKSLSVLDEMRGVLEMRLAAALEIKNAAEKEIQEKEGSARKALAEQEAIMDKVVQESKLLQKEAEENSKLREFLMDRGRIVDSLQGEIYVICKDIRLLKEKFDNGVPLSQSITSSQTSCKLASSVSSMKSLLLEKPLDLSYEAPEASGNNMSAEASVNKGKEDERKELLEDGWDIFDKEIEL, encoded by the exons ATGGGTTCCAAAATCGTCTTTCGATCTCTCACCGAGTTATTCCCCCAG ATTGATGCGAGGATTTTAAAAGCTGTTGCTATTGAGCACCCTAAAGATGCTGATCTTGCTGCTGCTGTTGTTATCTCTGAGATTGTTCCCAAGTTTTTCCCTGATGATAGTTCCACACTACCTGAGAACAACAAGACACCAGTAGTGAAGGTCCCAGACAACAAAG TAGGACGTGATATGCCAAATGGTGCGTTGACTGGTTCAGAGACTGGTGCTTCCTCTTCTTCAGGAACTGTATCTTCGTCAGAAACAAGGACCCAGTTGTTGAAAGTGATGCCCAATGGTGATGTTGATATTCAGAGCAAAGCGCTGATCGGGATTGAGTCTGGAGTGATTTCCTCAGCTCCCCCTAGCTTCTCTTTGTCGGGAACGAAGTTGACTAGTGATTGTTGGGAAGGTATTGATTTTCACTTGACAGGTAATCAAGCAGAGTCAAGCACAAGCGCAGTTCCAAAACATGTTGGGGATAAGCTGATTTGTCCTTTAGCAGACACTTCCAAATCTACTCTGAAACATCCCAAGTGTTCAGATGATTTGGGAGAGGCTGCAAGTGGTTCATTGAGTGATGCAGAGTTGAGTGGCTCAGTTCTTGTGGAAGAGACTTCCTTGGAAGTTGAAAATGGTGATTCAGAGCTGGCTGGTGCTTTTCGCTCTAGTGTTAGCAGATCAACTCAGGGATGCAAAATCGATCACCTCGAACAGATCATTGAGGATGCCAAAAGTAACAAG AAAACTTTGTTCATTGTGATGGAATCGATTATGAATCTGATGAGAGAAGTTGAGCTTCAAGAGAAGGATGCAGAGAAGGTGAAGGAAGACGCTACTAGAGGAGGCTTTGATACCCTTAAAAAGGTTGAGGACCTGAAGAAGATCCTGGCACATGCCAAGGAGGGGAACGACATG GATGCTGGAGAAGTTTATGGGGAGAGGTCAGTTTTAGCCACTGAAGTTAACGAGCTTGAGAATCGCTTGCTCAGCTTATCAGAAGAACGAGACAAGTCTCTTTCTGTTCTTGATGAG ATGCGTGGAGTTCTCGAAATGAGACTAGCGGCAGCCCTGGAGATTAAAAATGCCGCTGAGAAAGAGATCCAAGAGAAAGAAGGTTCTGCACGAAAGGCACTTGCTGAGCAAGAAGCAATCATGGATAAAGTTGTCCAAGAATCAAAGCTCCTACAGAAGGAGGCTGAGGAAAACTCCAAG CTGCGAGAGTTCCTTATGGATCGTGGTCGGATTGTTGATTCTTTACA AGGAGAAATCTATGTGATCTGTAAAGACATCCGGCTCTTGAAAGAGAAATTCGACAATGGTGTGCCGTTGAGCCAATCAATCACCTCAAGCCAGACAAGCTGTAAACTTGCTTCTTCTGTATCATCCATGAAGAGCTTGTTGCTGGAGAAGCCTCTTGACCTATCTTATGAAGCACCTGAAGCCTCAGGCAACAACATGAGCGCAGAAGCTTCAGTTAACAAGGGAAAAGAGGACGAACGTAAGGAGCTCCTGGAAGATGGCTGGGACATCTTTGACAAAGAGATAGAACTCTAA
- the LOC106336379 gene encoding uncharacterized protein LOC106336379 isoform X2 — MGSKIVFRSLTELFPQIDARILKAVAIEHPKDADLAAAVVISEIVPKFFPDDSSTLPENNKTPVVKVPDNKGRDMPNGALTGSETGASSSSGTVSSSETRTQLLKVMPNGDVDIQSKALIGIESGVISSAPPSFSLSGTKLTSDCWEGIDFHLTGNQAESSTSAVPKHVGDKLICPLADTSKSTLKHPKCSDDLGEAASGSLSDAELSGSVLVEETSLEVENGDSELAGAFRSSVSRSTQGCKIDHLEQIIEDAKSNKKTLFIVMESIMNLMREVELQEKDAEKVKEDATRGGFDTLKKVEDLKKILAHAKEGNDMDAGEVYGERSVLATEVNELENRLLSLSEERDKSLSVLDEMRGVLEMRLAAALEIKNAAEKEIQEKEGSARKALAEQEAIMDKVVQESKLLQKEAEENSKLREFLMDRGRIVDSLQGEIYVICKDIRLLKEKFDNGVPLSQSITSSQTSCKLASSVSSMKSLLLEKPLDLSYEAPEASGNNMSAEASVNKGKEDERKELLEDGWDIFDKEIEL, encoded by the exons ATGGGTTCCAAAATCGTCTTTCGATCTCTCACCGAGTTATTCCCCCAG ATTGATGCGAGGATTTTAAAAGCTGTTGCTATTGAGCACCCTAAAGATGCTGATCTTGCTGCTGCTGTTGTTATCTCTGAGATTGTTCCCAAGTTTTTCCCTGATGATAGTTCCACACTACCTGAGAACAACAAGACACCAGTAGTGAAGGTCCCAGACAACAAAG GACGTGATATGCCAAATGGTGCGTTGACTGGTTCAGAGACTGGTGCTTCCTCTTCTTCAGGAACTGTATCTTCGTCAGAAACAAGGACCCAGTTGTTGAAAGTGATGCCCAATGGTGATGTTGATATTCAGAGCAAAGCGCTGATCGGGATTGAGTCTGGAGTGATTTCCTCAGCTCCCCCTAGCTTCTCTTTGTCGGGAACGAAGTTGACTAGTGATTGTTGGGAAGGTATTGATTTTCACTTGACAGGTAATCAAGCAGAGTCAAGCACAAGCGCAGTTCCAAAACATGTTGGGGATAAGCTGATTTGTCCTTTAGCAGACACTTCCAAATCTACTCTGAAACATCCCAAGTGTTCAGATGATTTGGGAGAGGCTGCAAGTGGTTCATTGAGTGATGCAGAGTTGAGTGGCTCAGTTCTTGTGGAAGAGACTTCCTTGGAAGTTGAAAATGGTGATTCAGAGCTGGCTGGTGCTTTTCGCTCTAGTGTTAGCAGATCAACTCAGGGATGCAAAATCGATCACCTCGAACAGATCATTGAGGATGCCAAAAGTAACAAG AAAACTTTGTTCATTGTGATGGAATCGATTATGAATCTGATGAGAGAAGTTGAGCTTCAAGAGAAGGATGCAGAGAAGGTGAAGGAAGACGCTACTAGAGGAGGCTTTGATACCCTTAAAAAGGTTGAGGACCTGAAGAAGATCCTGGCACATGCCAAGGAGGGGAACGACATG GATGCTGGAGAAGTTTATGGGGAGAGGTCAGTTTTAGCCACTGAAGTTAACGAGCTTGAGAATCGCTTGCTCAGCTTATCAGAAGAACGAGACAAGTCTCTTTCTGTTCTTGATGAG ATGCGTGGAGTTCTCGAAATGAGACTAGCGGCAGCCCTGGAGATTAAAAATGCCGCTGAGAAAGAGATCCAAGAGAAAGAAGGTTCTGCACGAAAGGCACTTGCTGAGCAAGAAGCAATCATGGATAAAGTTGTCCAAGAATCAAAGCTCCTACAGAAGGAGGCTGAGGAAAACTCCAAG CTGCGAGAGTTCCTTATGGATCGTGGTCGGATTGTTGATTCTTTACA AGGAGAAATCTATGTGATCTGTAAAGACATCCGGCTCTTGAAAGAGAAATTCGACAATGGTGTGCCGTTGAGCCAATCAATCACCTCAAGCCAGACAAGCTGTAAACTTGCTTCTTCTGTATCATCCATGAAGAGCTTGTTGCTGGAGAAGCCTCTTGACCTATCTTATGAAGCACCTGAAGCCTCAGGCAACAACATGAGCGCAGAAGCTTCAGTTAACAAGGGAAAAGAGGACGAACGTAAGGAGCTCCTGGAAGATGGCTGGGACATCTTTGACAAAGAGATAGAACTCTAA
- the LOC106333303 gene encoding uncharacterized isomerase BH0283-like, which translates to MKRPVKYFVVDAFTESAFKGNQAAVCFLEEDHEKDDSWLQSLAAEFELPLTCFLIPITGSDCLHPRRFHLRWFTSKAEMDICGHGTLASAHTLFLNGLVGSSETVEFSTNSGILTAKRVDDCEAKGSFLIEVNFPVITTCEYSSNDFSMFSKALNGATIVDVRGTTKDKLVFQPLKGATKSTSTDQIMVVLSSWESVAELQPRTDEIMKCPGKVMIVTAAAPEGSTYDFCSRLFAPKLGLSEDSACGSAHCSLAHYWSLKMNKCDFIAYTASRRSGELKVHYDKEKQRVLLTGKAVTVMNGCVLV; encoded by the exons ATGAAGAGGCCTGTGAAATACTTTGTG GTTGATGCATTCACTGAGTCAGCTTTCAAGGGGAACCAAGCAGCAGTTTGCTTTCTTGAAGAAGACCATGAGAAAGACGACTCTTGGCTTCAGTCTCTTGCTGCTGAGTTTGAACTTCCCTTGACATGTTTTCTTATTCCCATCACCGGCTCTGATTGTCTACATCCACGACGCTTTCATCTCCGGTGGTTCACCTCCAAAGCCGAG ATGGATATATGTGGTCATGGAACATTAGCATCAGCTCATACTCTCTTTTT AAACGGTTTGGTTGGTTCGTCTGAGACTGTCGAGTTTTCTACTAACTCTGGGATTCTAACTGCTAAAAGGGTCGATGATTGTGAAGCCAAAGGATCTTTCTTGATCGAAGTTAACTTCCCTGTGATAACAACTTGTGAGTACAGCTCCAATGATTTCTCCATGTTCTCTAAAGCCTTGAACGGAGCTACCATTGTTGATGTCAGAGGAACTACAAAGGATAAACTCGTATTTCAACCGTTGAAGGGAGCTACTAAATCAACTTCAACAGATCAAATCATG GTTGTGCTTTCATCTTGGGAGTCAGTGGCTGAGTTGCAGCCAAGAACTGATGAAATCATGAAATGCCCCGGCAAAGTGATGATTGTTACAGCAGCTGCTCCTGAGGGATCTACTTATGATTTCTGCAGTCGACTCTTTGCTCCCAAGCTAGGGCTCAGTGAG GACTCTGCATGTGGAAGTGCACATTGTTCATTAGCACATTACTGGAGTCTCAAGATGAACAAATGTGATTTCATCGCCTACACG GCTTCGCGTAGGAGTGGAGAACTGAAGGTTCATTACGATAAAGAGAAGCAGAGGGTCTTGCTCACTGGAAAAGCTGTGACTGTGATGAACGGCTGTGTCTTAGTTTAA
- the LOC106332012 gene encoding CSC1-like protein At4g02900 isoform X2, whose amino-acid sequence MASLQDIGFSAAINLMSAFAFLFAFAMLRLQPVNDRVYFPKWYLKGIRGSPTRSRGVMNRFVNLDWTTYVKFLNWMPAALRMPEPELIEHAGLDSAVYIRIYLLGLKMFVPITVFAFGVLVPVNWTGETLDKIDDLTFSNVDKLSISNVPPGSPRFWAHLSMTYVFSVWACYVLYMEYKTVATMRLRHLASETRRPDQLTVLVRNVPPDPDESINEHVEHFFCVNHPDHYLCHQVVYNANDLAKLVAQRKAMQNWVTYYENKYERKPSSRPTTKTGYGGFWGTTVDAIDFYTSKLQNLAEQEAVEREKIMNDPMAIVPAAFVSFRSRWGTAVCAQTQQCHNPTIWLTEWAPEPRDVFWDNLAIPYVELSIRRLLTTIALFFLIFCFMIPIAFVQSLANLEGIQKVLPFLKPLIEMKTVKSVIQGLLPGIALKIFLIILPTLLMTMSQIEGYTSLSYLDRRSAEKYFWFIIVNVFLGSIITGTAFQQLKSFLEQPPTEIPKTVGVSIPMKATFFITYIMVDGWAGIAAEILRLVPLVVFHLKNAFLVKTEQDRQQAMDPGHLDFATSEPRIQFYFLLGLVYAAVAPILLPFIIVFFAFSYVVFRHQVINVYDQKYESGARYWPDVHRRLTICLIISQLLMMDTVQDGLSQPSQDSLCRKQW is encoded by the exons ATGGCTTCTTTACAAGACATTGGTTTCTCAGCAGCTATAAACCTCATGTCTGCATTTGCATTCCTCTTTGCCTTCGCTATGCTTAGGCTTCAACCTGTCAACGACAGAGTCTACTTCCCTAAATGGTATCTCAAAGGGATACGAGGAAGCCCCACGCGTTCCAGAGGAGTCATGAACAGATTCGTTAACTTAGATTGGACTACTTATGTCAAGTTTCTTAACTGGATGCCTGCAGCTCTTAGAATGCCTGAGCCTGAGCTGATAGAACACGCAGGGCTTGACTCTGCTGTATATATCCGCATCTACCTTCTTGG GTTGAAAATGTTCGTACCTATAACAGTATTTGCTTTCGGAGTGTTGGTTCCTGTAAATTGGACTGGAGAGACATTGGATAAGATCGATGACTTGACATTTAGTAATGTAGACAAGTTGTCAATATCAAATGTTCCACCAGGATCACCGAG GTTTTGGGCACATTTAAGTATGACATACGTTTTCTCAGTATGGGCTTGTTACGTGTTATATATGGAGTACAAGACTGTGGCTACTATGAGACTGAGACATCTAGCATCTGAAACTCGTCGTCCTGATCAACTCACC GTACTTGTGAGAAATGTTCCTCCAGATCCTGATGAATCAATTAACGAGCATGTTGAGCATTTCTTCTGTGTGAATCATCCAGATCATTATCTTTGTCATCAG GTAGTGTACAATGCAAATGACCTTGCAAAACTAGTCGCACAGAGAAAAGCCATGCAAAATTGGGTGACTTATTACGAGAACAAATACGAGAGGAAGCCATCAAGTAGACCAACAACAAAG ACAGGTTACGGAGGCTTTTGGGGAACTACAGTAGATGCAATTGACTTCTACACTTCCAAGCTCCAGAACCTAGCCGAGCAA GAGGCTGTAGAAAGAGAAAAGATCATGAACGATCCAATGGCTATAGTTCCAGCGGCATTTGTTTCTTTCAGATCACGGTGGGGAACAGCTGTTTGTGCTCAGACACAACAATGTCATAACCCCACAATATGGTTGACAGAATGGGCTCCTGAACCAAGAGATGTGTTCTGGGATAATCTTGCTATTCCATATGTTGAGCTCTCAATAAGAAGACTGCTCACAACTATTGCACTCTTCTTTCTCATCTTCTGCTTCATGATTCCTATAGCTTTCGTTCAGTCTCTTGCTAATCTTGAAGGGATCCAAAAAGTTCTCCCTTTCTTGAAGCCCCTTATAGAGAT GAAGACTGTGAAGTCTGTAATCCAAGGGCTTCTTCCAGGAATAGCCTTGAAGATCTTTCTCATCATACTTCCAACTCTTCTGATGACTATGTCTCAGATTGAAGGATATACATCACTTTCTTATTTAGATAGAAGATCAGCAGAGAAGTACTTCTGGTTCATTATTGTCAATGTCTTTCTTGGAAGTATCATTACAGGGACAGCGTTTCAGCAGCTTAAATCTTTTCTTGAGCAACCACCAACAGA GATTCCTAAAACAGTTGGTGTTTCAATCCCAATGAAAGCCACATTCTTCATCACATATATCATGGTTGATGGTTGGGCTGGCATTGCAGCTGAGATACTCAGACTTGTTCCATTAGTTGTTTTTCATCTGAAAAACGCCTTTTTGGTCAAGACTGAACAAGACAGGCAGCAAGCAATGGATCCAGGTCATCTGGACTTTGCAACATCTGAGCCTAGGATTCAGTTTTATTTCTTGCTAGGCCTTGTATATGCTGCTGTTGCTCCCATCCTTCTTCCATTCATTATCGTCTTCTTCGCCTTCTCCTATGTTGTGTTCCGGCATCAG GTTATAAATGTCTATGATCAGAAATATGAGAGTGGTGCAAGATACTGGCCAGACGTGCATAGACGATTGACCATATGTTTAATAATATCACAGCTTCTGATGATGG ATACTGTGCAGGACGGTTTGAGTCAGCCTTCTCAAGATTCCCTTTGCAG GAAGCAATGGTGA
- the LOC106332012 gene encoding CSC1-like protein At4g02900 isoform X1 — protein sequence MASLQDIGFSAAINLMSAFAFLFAFAMLRLQPVNDRVYFPKWYLKGIRGSPTRSRGVMNRFVNLDWTTYVKFLNWMPAALRMPEPELIEHAGLDSAVYIRIYLLGLKMFVPITVFAFGVLVPVNWTGETLDKIDDLTFSNVDKLSISNVPPGSPRFWAHLSMTYVFSVWACYVLYMEYKTVATMRLRHLASETRRPDQLTVLVRNVPPDPDESINEHVEHFFCVNHPDHYLCHQVVYNANDLAKLVAQRKAMQNWVTYYENKYERKPSSRPTTKTGYGGFWGTTVDAIDFYTSKLQNLAEQEAVEREKIMNDPMAIVPAAFVSFRSRWGTAVCAQTQQCHNPTIWLTEWAPEPRDVFWDNLAIPYVELSIRRLLTTIALFFLIFCFMIPIAFVQSLANLEGIQKVLPFLKPLIEMKTVKSVIQGLLPGIALKIFLIILPTLLMTMSQIEGYTSLSYLDRRSAEKYFWFIIVNVFLGSIITGTAFQQLKSFLEQPPTEIPKTVGVSIPMKATFFITYIMVDGWAGIAAEILRLVPLVVFHLKNAFLVKTEQDRQQAMDPGHLDFATSEPRIQFYFLLGLVYAAVAPILLPFIIVFFAFSYVVFRHQVINVYDQKYESGARYWPDVHRRLTICLIISQLLMMGLLSTKKLAKVTVLLLPQPILTIWFYRYCAGRFESAFSRFPLQEAMVKDTLEKATEPNLNLKEYLKDAYVHPVFKGKDLDRPRVVDEEESNPLVPTRRTSQSTTRYNSEASSTTNTPVANKHSGSPGTM from the exons ATGGCTTCTTTACAAGACATTGGTTTCTCAGCAGCTATAAACCTCATGTCTGCATTTGCATTCCTCTTTGCCTTCGCTATGCTTAGGCTTCAACCTGTCAACGACAGAGTCTACTTCCCTAAATGGTATCTCAAAGGGATACGAGGAAGCCCCACGCGTTCCAGAGGAGTCATGAACAGATTCGTTAACTTAGATTGGACTACTTATGTCAAGTTTCTTAACTGGATGCCTGCAGCTCTTAGAATGCCTGAGCCTGAGCTGATAGAACACGCAGGGCTTGACTCTGCTGTATATATCCGCATCTACCTTCTTGG GTTGAAAATGTTCGTACCTATAACAGTATTTGCTTTCGGAGTGTTGGTTCCTGTAAATTGGACTGGAGAGACATTGGATAAGATCGATGACTTGACATTTAGTAATGTAGACAAGTTGTCAATATCAAATGTTCCACCAGGATCACCGAG GTTTTGGGCACATTTAAGTATGACATACGTTTTCTCAGTATGGGCTTGTTACGTGTTATATATGGAGTACAAGACTGTGGCTACTATGAGACTGAGACATCTAGCATCTGAAACTCGTCGTCCTGATCAACTCACC GTACTTGTGAGAAATGTTCCTCCAGATCCTGATGAATCAATTAACGAGCATGTTGAGCATTTCTTCTGTGTGAATCATCCAGATCATTATCTTTGTCATCAG GTAGTGTACAATGCAAATGACCTTGCAAAACTAGTCGCACAGAGAAAAGCCATGCAAAATTGGGTGACTTATTACGAGAACAAATACGAGAGGAAGCCATCAAGTAGACCAACAACAAAG ACAGGTTACGGAGGCTTTTGGGGAACTACAGTAGATGCAATTGACTTCTACACTTCCAAGCTCCAGAACCTAGCCGAGCAA GAGGCTGTAGAAAGAGAAAAGATCATGAACGATCCAATGGCTATAGTTCCAGCGGCATTTGTTTCTTTCAGATCACGGTGGGGAACAGCTGTTTGTGCTCAGACACAACAATGTCATAACCCCACAATATGGTTGACAGAATGGGCTCCTGAACCAAGAGATGTGTTCTGGGATAATCTTGCTATTCCATATGTTGAGCTCTCAATAAGAAGACTGCTCACAACTATTGCACTCTTCTTTCTCATCTTCTGCTTCATGATTCCTATAGCTTTCGTTCAGTCTCTTGCTAATCTTGAAGGGATCCAAAAAGTTCTCCCTTTCTTGAAGCCCCTTATAGAGAT GAAGACTGTGAAGTCTGTAATCCAAGGGCTTCTTCCAGGAATAGCCTTGAAGATCTTTCTCATCATACTTCCAACTCTTCTGATGACTATGTCTCAGATTGAAGGATATACATCACTTTCTTATTTAGATAGAAGATCAGCAGAGAAGTACTTCTGGTTCATTATTGTCAATGTCTTTCTTGGAAGTATCATTACAGGGACAGCGTTTCAGCAGCTTAAATCTTTTCTTGAGCAACCACCAACAGA GATTCCTAAAACAGTTGGTGTTTCAATCCCAATGAAAGCCACATTCTTCATCACATATATCATGGTTGATGGTTGGGCTGGCATTGCAGCTGAGATACTCAGACTTGTTCCATTAGTTGTTTTTCATCTGAAAAACGCCTTTTTGGTCAAGACTGAACAAGACAGGCAGCAAGCAATGGATCCAGGTCATCTGGACTTTGCAACATCTGAGCCTAGGATTCAGTTTTATTTCTTGCTAGGCCTTGTATATGCTGCTGTTGCTCCCATCCTTCTTCCATTCATTATCGTCTTCTTCGCCTTCTCCTATGTTGTGTTCCGGCATCAG GTTATAAATGTCTATGATCAGAAATATGAGAGTGGTGCAAGATACTGGCCAGACGTGCATAGACGATTGACCATATGTTTAATAATATCACAGCTTCTGATGATGGGTTTGCTCAGTACAAAGAAACTAGCTAAAGTAACAGTTCTGCTACTCCCTCAGCCTATCTTGACCATCTGGTTTTACAGATACTGTGCAGGACGGTTTGAGTCAGCCTTCTCAAGATTCCCTTTGCAG GAAGCAATGGTGAAGGATACACTAGAAAAAGCGACAGAACCAAACTTAAACCTCAAGGAATATCTGAAAGACGCTTACGTGCATCCGGTTTTCAAAGGCAAGGACCTTGACCGACCACGAGTAGTAGATGAAGAAGAGAGCAATCCTCTTGTACCAACAAGAAGGACTTCTCAATCCACGACCAGATACAACTCAGAAGCTAGTAGCACTACGAACACTCCTGTAGCCAACAAGCATAGTGGCTCTCCTGGAACAATGTAA
- the LOC106330082 gene encoding probable small nuclear ribonucleoprotein Sm D1: MDPDSEVKKRERLTKCILKLKGNKLIGVRIESSGSRKPRMLRKSLRKNPVALDHLSVRGNNIRYYILPDSLNLETLLVEDTPRIKPKKPTAGKVPPGGRGRGGRGRGRGRGGRGGR; the protein is encoded by the exons ATGGATCCGGATTCTGAAGTGAAGAAACGGGAAAGATTGACGAAGTGTATTCTGAAGCTTAAGGGTAATAAGCTGATTGGAGTTAGGATTGAATCAAGTGGCTCGAGAAAGCCAAGGATGCTTCGGAAAAGTCTAA GGAAGAATCCAGTCGCCTTAGACCACTTAAGTGTCAGGGGAAACAACATTCGCTACTATATTCTTCCAGACAGCTTGAATCTCGAGACTTTGCTGGTCGAAGACACACCACGAATCAAACCGAAAAAACCAACTGCAG GTAAAGTTCCACCAGGTGGTCGTGGACGTGGCGGGCGTGGTAGAGGTCGTGGACGTGGCGGCCGTGGTGGTCGTTAA